A region of uncultured Draconibacterium sp. DNA encodes the following proteins:
- a CDS encoding glycosyltransferase family 2 protein, protein MIHNKKVVVVLPAYNAAKTLEITYNEIDFDIVDDVILVDDVSNDNTVEVGKKLGIQHIVVHEQNKGYGGNQKSCYNKALQLGADIVIMLHPDYQYTPKLIPAMANLIGNELYHVVLGSRILGTGALKGGMPLIKYIANRLLTFIENILLNAKLSEYHTGYRAFSREILETINYNANSDNFVFDNQMLAQAWYAGYEIAEITCPTKYFADASSISIKNSTIYAIGVLKTACQYRLQKWGLLKNKIFNHN, encoded by the coding sequence ATGATTCACAACAAAAAAGTGGTTGTCGTGCTTCCGGCATACAATGCTGCCAAAACGCTTGAAATTACTTATAACGAAATTGATTTCGATATTGTAGACGACGTAATTCTGGTAGATGACGTGAGTAACGACAACACCGTTGAAGTTGGTAAAAAACTCGGCATTCAACACATTGTGGTTCACGAGCAAAACAAAGGATATGGCGGGAATCAAAAATCGTGCTACAACAAAGCACTGCAACTGGGTGCCGATATTGTTATTATGCTTCACCCGGATTACCAATACACCCCAAAGTTAATTCCGGCAATGGCTAATTTGATTGGGAATGAATTATACCATGTAGTTTTGGGGTCAAGGATTTTAGGAACGGGAGCCCTAAAAGGCGGCATGCCTTTGATCAAATACATTGCCAACCGCTTACTTACTTTTATTGAGAATATTCTTCTTAATGCAAAACTTTCAGAATATCACACCGGCTACCGGGCATTTTCGCGCGAAATACTGGAAACGATAAACTACAATGCCAATTCCGATAATTTTGTGTTTGATAACCAAATGCTGGCCCAGGCCTGGTATGCCGGTTACGAAATTGCCGAAATCACCTGCCCTACGAAATATTTCGCTGATGCTTCATCAATCAGTATTAAAAACAGTACTATTTATGCCATTGGTGTTTTAAAAACCGCCTGCCAATATCGTTTACAAAAGTGGGGGTTGCTTAAGAACAAAATTTTTAATCATAACTAG
- a CDS encoding heavy metal translocating P-type ATPase metal-binding domain-containing protein, translated as MGKKEENNCVHCGADCGSTPVVWNELNFCCNGCKTVYQLLNENKLYNYYNLEETPGIKVETTTEFGNKYAFLDNDEVKEKLISFSEGSISKVKFYVPVIHCASCIWLLEHLFKLHKGIRHSFVNFTRKEVDITFDEKEISLRQVVELLASIHYIPDLSQSLSDKKEDKSYKKLLYKIGVAGFVFINVMTYSLPAYFNGEPLSDKLQSLFSILSYILVIPVAFYSGSDYYISAFKNLMKKNISIDLPIALGIIVLFLVTSYEVIFTGGPGYSDSLSGLIFFLLVGKWYQSKTYEALSFDRNYKSYFPIAVTKINKQIEESILIEKIEVDDELIIRNKELVPADAELVEGEGRIDYSFVTGESTPIVKKTGDFIYAGGRQMGGIIRIKVKKEVNQSHLTKLWNQDKSYEKPSDSLKTLSDRISQYFTLIVIAIAIFGFTFWALRGEYHTAIFVFTAVLIVACPCALALSIPFTFGNTMRIFGKRGLYIKNTDVIEKLSHINSIVFDKTGTLTQPNQNKVVYTGTELSAAEKEAVFSLTRQSTHPLSTALSQTFNGSAYHNPEHFVEVAGRGIFGKVNNLNLRIGSEEYVTNTPSPKKKKTSVVYVAVEDELKGHFIISNQYRAGFKNVLSALKEGFNLFLISGDNDAEAENLSSFFDREHMLFNQKPGDKAAFIKSQQDEGKTVLMTGDGLNDAGALMQSDVALTIADKVYHFSPASDAVLEADQFNQLANFIRFTKTSLNIVKLSFFISFCYNIVGIAFALSGNLSPVVAAILMPISSVSVVAFATFATRLAGRIKLRRILS; from the coding sequence ATGGGGAAAAAGGAGGAGAATAACTGTGTACATTGTGGCGCCGATTGCGGTAGTACGCCTGTGGTGTGGAACGAGCTGAATTTTTGTTGTAACGGTTGTAAAACGGTTTATCAGCTGCTGAACGAAAACAAACTTTACAATTACTACAACCTGGAAGAAACACCGGGGATAAAGGTAGAGACCACCACCGAATTTGGTAATAAATATGCTTTCCTCGACAACGATGAGGTAAAGGAAAAGCTGATCTCGTTTTCCGAAGGCAGCATATCGAAAGTAAAATTTTATGTGCCGGTTATCCATTGCGCTTCGTGCATTTGGTTGCTTGAGCATCTTTTTAAACTACACAAGGGCATTCGCCATTCCTTTGTAAATTTTACCCGCAAAGAGGTTGACATCACTTTTGATGAAAAGGAAATTTCGTTGCGACAAGTGGTTGAGTTGCTGGCATCCATTCATTACATTCCTGATCTGTCGCAAAGTTTAAGCGACAAAAAAGAAGACAAATCCTACAAAAAACTTCTGTATAAAATTGGCGTTGCAGGCTTTGTGTTTATCAATGTAATGACCTACAGTTTGCCGGCTTATTTTAACGGCGAACCGTTGAGCGATAAATTACAATCGCTGTTTAGTATTCTCAGCTACATTTTGGTTATTCCGGTGGCATTTTACAGCGGCAGCGATTATTACATTTCGGCATTTAAAAACCTGATGAAAAAGAACATCAGTATCGATTTGCCCATTGCACTGGGAATTATTGTGCTCTTTCTGGTAACCAGCTACGAGGTAATTTTTACCGGTGGTCCGGGTTACAGCGATAGTTTATCGGGCCTCATCTTTTTTCTGCTGGTAGGCAAATGGTACCAAAGCAAAACCTACGAAGCACTTTCGTTCGACCGAAATTACAAATCGTATTTTCCGATTGCGGTTACCAAAATCAATAAACAAATTGAAGAAAGTATTCTGATTGAAAAAATAGAGGTTGATGATGAACTGATCATCCGCAACAAAGAGCTTGTTCCTGCCGATGCCGAACTGGTTGAGGGTGAAGGAAGAATCGACTACAGTTTCGTAACCGGCGAATCGACACCGATTGTCAAAAAAACCGGCGATTTTATTTATGCAGGCGGTCGTCAAATGGGTGGAATTATACGCATAAAAGTAAAAAAGGAGGTCAACCAAAGCCACCTCACCAAACTTTGGAACCAGGATAAATCGTACGAAAAACCCAGCGATTCGTTAAAAACCCTCTCCGACCGGATTAGCCAATACTTTACACTAATTGTAATTGCCATCGCCATTTTTGGCTTCACTTTTTGGGCGCTTCGGGGAGAATATCACACCGCAATTTTTGTTTTCACGGCAGTACTAATTGTTGCTTGTCCGTGTGCGTTGGCGCTTTCCATTCCATTTACCTTTGGCAACACCATGCGTATTTTTGGCAAGCGGGGGCTGTACATTAAAAACACCGATGTAATTGAAAAGCTTTCGCACATCAACAGCATTGTTTTTGATAAAACCGGCACTTTAACGCAACCCAACCAAAACAAAGTGGTGTATACGGGAACCGAACTTTCGGCAGCGGAAAAAGAAGCTGTTTTTTCGCTTACGCGTCAATCGACTCATCCGCTGAGTACAGCACTTTCGCAAACGTTCAACGGATCAGCATACCACAACCCGGAGCACTTTGTTGAAGTGGCCGGACGTGGAATTTTTGGGAAAGTAAACAACCTCAATCTTCGAATTGGATCGGAAGAATATGTGACGAATACACCTTCCCCGAAAAAGAAAAAAACATCGGTTGTTTATGTGGCTGTCGAAGATGAACTGAAAGGACATTTTATTATTAGCAACCAGTACCGTGCGGGTTTTAAAAACGTATTAAGTGCGTTGAAAGAAGGTTTTAACCTATTTCTTATTTCAGGCGATAATGATGCGGAAGCTGAAAACCTCTCATCATTTTTTGACAGAGAGCATATGCTTTTCAATCAGAAACCCGGAGATAAAGCAGCTTTTATAAAATCTCAACAGGACGAAGGTAAAACCGTGTTGATGACCGGCGATGGATTAAACGATGCCGGCGCACTAATGCAAAGCGATGTGGCCTTAACCATTGCCGATAAAGTTTACCATTTCTCGCCTGCCAGCGATGCTGTTTTGGAAGCCGACCAGTTTAATCAGCTGGCTAATTTTATCCGCTTCACCAAAACATCACTGAACATTGTAAAACTCAGCTTCTTTATTTCCTTCTGTTACAATATTGTCGGAATTGCTTTTGCCCTCAGCGGAAACCTTTCGCCGGTGGTAGCTGCTATTCTAATGCCAATTTCATCGGTGTCGGTAGTTGCATTTGCCACCTTTGCAACACGGTTGGCCGGTAGAATTAAATTACGTAGAATTTTGTCATAA
- a CDS encoding sulfite exporter TauE/SafE family protein — protein sequence MTIFISALILGLMGSFHCAGMCGPIAIALPLHGNTVPQKIFGGTLYNLGRTLTYGIMGAIFGLLGQGLQLIGFQQKVSVIMGALMIISVLFPTLFKNQYKMDKSWFSAVGKLKKKIGEMFSIRSFQSLFFIGMLNGLLPCGLVYMAIAGAIGTGDVAEGSLYMILFGLGTIPMLLAISLAGNVLSLAIRKKINKLIPILVVVVGILFVLRGLSLGIPYLSPPKQKIEQKFEKSLEKESAQMHTESKGDCCKVD from the coding sequence ATGACCATTTTTATTTCAGCACTTATTTTAGGATTGATGGGCAGTTTTCACTGCGCCGGTATGTGTGGACCAATTGCCATTGCTTTGCCACTTCATGGCAACACCGTTCCGCAAAAAATATTTGGAGGAACACTCTATAACCTTGGCCGCACCTTAACCTATGGAATTATGGGAGCTATTTTCGGACTTCTCGGGCAGGGACTTCAACTCATCGGATTTCAGCAAAAGGTATCCGTAATTATGGGAGCGCTAATGATCATCTCAGTGCTATTTCCGACATTATTTAAAAACCAGTACAAAATGGATAAAAGCTGGTTTTCGGCAGTGGGAAAATTGAAAAAGAAAATTGGTGAAATGTTCTCCATCCGCTCGTTTCAAAGTCTGTTTTTTATTGGCATGCTAAACGGACTGCTTCCTTGTGGATTGGTTTATATGGCTATTGCCGGAGCCATTGGCACAGGCGACGTTGCCGAAGGTTCACTGTACATGATTCTTTTTGGTCTGGGAACAATTCCGATGTTACTGGCTATTTCGCTGGCTGGCAACGTACTGAGTTTAGCGATACGAAAGAAGATTAACAAGCTAATTCCGATACTGGTTGTAGTTGTTGGAATTTTGTTTGTATTGCGGGGATTAAGTTTAGGCATCCCCTATTTAAGTCCGCCAAAACAAAAAATTGAGCAGAAATTTGAAAAAAGCCTGGAAAAAGAAAGTGCGCAAATGCATACTGAGTCAAAAGGAGATTGCTGTAAAGTGGATTAG
- a CDS encoding FixH family protein codes for MKFNWGTGIFLFLALFLAGSAVFIVFAVRQPVNLVHKNYYEKGVDYTEQMNVNARSKPFARSFDVNINDESLVVNIENDLATKIDSGNMQLYRPSDYTKDIKHKIIAGNSSIQFPKTELIAGRYILKFTWYTNGLRYEVDRPVNIQ; via the coding sequence ATGAAGTTTAATTGGGGAACAGGGATATTTCTTTTTCTGGCGTTGTTTTTAGCCGGATCGGCTGTTTTTATTGTATTTGCAGTGCGTCAGCCGGTAAATCTGGTGCATAAAAATTATTACGAAAAAGGTGTTGATTATACCGAACAGATGAATGTTAATGCCCGGTCGAAACCATTTGCCCGGTCGTTTGATGTGAATATAAACGACGAGTCATTGGTAGTCAATATTGAAAATGATCTGGCAACAAAAATCGATTCCGGCAATATGCAATTATATCGCCCATCGGACTATACCAAAGATATTAAACACAAAATTATTGCGGGAAACAGTTCGATTCAATTCCCAAAAACCGAATTGATAGCAGGCCGATACATTTTAAAATTTACGTGGTATACAAACGGTTTACGCTACGAAGTTGATCGCCCGGTAAATATTCAGTAA